A genomic window from Quercus lobata isolate SW786 chromosome 10, ValleyOak3.0 Primary Assembly, whole genome shotgun sequence includes:
- the LOC115964344 gene encoding uncharacterized protein LOC115964344 — MSLHAHNDALMCKVFPSSLDSTALRWFNGLQKGFIHNFAKLIQEFGARFVTCSWVPQPANTLLSIKMRVGETLQSYASRYWELYNEIGGGDEKIAASTFRIGLFEDFELRESLTKRPPDDMRQLMRCIEEYKRLEDDRLQNKGKAPLLSCS, encoded by the coding sequence atgtctttgcatgcacacaatgatgcGCTGATGTGTAAGGTGTTCCCCTCAAGTCTCGACTCCACGGCTTTGAGATGGTTTAATGGGTTACAAAAAGGTTTCATTCACAATTTTGCCAAGCTAATCCAGGAGTTTGGCGCTCGATTCGTTACATGTAGCTGGGTGCCACAACCGGCGAACACGTTGCTTTCCATAAAAATGAGGGTTGGCGAAACCCTTCAGAGTTATGCCAGTCGATATTGGGAGCTATACAATGAAATCGGTGGGGGTGATGAGAAGATTGCGGCAAGCACTTTCAGGATAGGGCTTTTCGAGGACTTTGAACTACGGGAGTCGTTGACGAAAAGACCTCCTGATGATATGAGGCAACTTATGAGATGTATTGAGGAGTATAAACGTCTCGAAGATGATCGGTTGCAGAATAAGGGTAAGGCCCCGTTGCTTAGTTGCTCCTGA
- the LOC115963329 gene encoding aldehyde dehydrogenase family 2 member B4, mitochondrial-like, whose protein sequence is MAARRLSSLLYRSLAASSSSGSAPLLSSLGRSSGCGRSINRFSTAAAAEELIIPPVQINYTQNLINGQFVDAVSGKTFPTYDPRTGEVIAHVAEGDAEDINRAVAAARKAFDEGPWPRMTAYERSRILLRFADLVEKHSDELAALETWNNGKPYEQAAKSELPLFIRLFHYYAGWADKIHGLTVPADGDYHVQTLHEPIGVAGQIIPWNFPLVMFAWKVGPALACGNTIVLKTAEQTPLTALFVAKLFHEAGLPPGVLNIVSGFGPTAGAALASHMDVDKLAFTGSTDTGKIVLELAARSNLKPVTLELGGKSPFIVCEDADVDKAVELAHFALFFNQGQCCCAGSRTYVHERVHDEFLEKAKARAVRRVVGDPFKKGVEQGPQIDTEQFEKVLRYIRAGIKSNATLECGGDRFGSKGYFIQPTVFSNVQDDMLIAQDEIFGPVQSIFKFKDLDEVIRRANATRYGLAAGVFTRNLDTANTLTRALRAGTVWINCFDVFDAAIPFGGYKMSGIGREKGIYSLNNYLQVKAVITPLKKAAWL, encoded by the exons ATGGCAGCTCGCAGACTCTCCTCCTTGCTTTATCGCTCTCttgctgcttcttcttcatctggGTCTGCTCCTCTGCTTTCCTCTCtag GAAGAAGTTCTGGCTGTGGGAGAAGCATCAACAGGTTTAGCACAGCTGCAGCAGCTGAGGAATTAATCATTCCACCTGTTCAGATAAATTACACTCAGAATCTGATTAATGGGCAATTTGTAGATGCTGTATCAg GAAAAACATTTCCAACATATGACCCTCGTACTGGGGAAGTGATTGCTCATGTTGCTGAAGGTGATGCAGAAGATATCAACCGTGCTGTAGCCGCTGCCCGCAAGGCATTTGATGAGGGACCATGGCCAAGGATGACCGCTTAT GAAAGATCAAGGATATTGTTGCGCTTTGCTGATTTGGTTGAGAAACACAGTGATGAGCTTGCTGCTCTAGAGACATGGAACAATGGGAAGCCTTATGAACAGGCAGCCAAATCTGAATTACCACTGTTTATACGGCTATTTCACTACTATGCTG GCTGGGCAGATAAAATCCATGGACTAACAGTTCCAGCCGATGGAGATTATCATGTGCAAACATTGCATGAACCAATTGGAGTCGCAGGGCAAATCATTCCCTGGAACTTTCCTCTTGTCATGTTTGCTTGGAAAGTTGGGCCTGCTCTAGCATGTGGTAATACCATTGTCCTAAAGACAGCAGAGCAAACACCATTGACAGCACTCTTTGTGGCAAAGCTGTTCCATGAG GCCGGTCTTCCTCCAGGTGTTCTAAATATAGTTTCTGGCTTTGGTCCGACTGCTGGTGCAGCACTTGCCAGCCATATGGACGTGGATAAG CTAGCTTTCACAGGATCAACTGATACTGGAAAGATTGTACTTGAATTGGCTGCAAGAAGCAATCTTAAGCCAGTAACACTAGAGCTAGGAGGGAAATCACCATTCATAGTATGTGAGGATGCTGATGTTGATAAGGCTGTGGAGCTTGCACACTTTGCTCTATTCTTTAATCAG GGGCAATGCTGCTGTGCTGGTTCTCGTACATATGTACATGAACGTGTACATGATGAGTTCCTAGAGAAAGCAAAGGCACGTGCTGTGAGGCGTGTTGTTGGTGATCCCTTCAAGAAGGGTGTGGAACAAGGTCCTCAG ATTGACACGGAGCAATTTGAGAAAGTCCTTAGATACATAAGAGCTGGAATCAAAAGCAATGCCACCCTTGAATGTGGAGGTGACAGATTTGGCTCCAAAGGCTACTTCATTCAGCCTACTGTCTTCTCAAATGTTCAG GATGATATGTTGATAGCACAGGATGAGATCTTTGGCCCAGTGCAATCTATCTTCAAATTCAA GGATCTTGATGAAGTAATAAGAAGGGCGAATGCAACACGCTATGGTCTAGCTGCAGGAGTTTTTACTAGAAACTTGGACACTGCGAACACCTTGACCCGAGCTCTAAGAGCTGGTACTGTATGGATTAATTGCTTTGATGTGTTCGATGCGGCGATTCCTTTTGGTGGGTACAAGATGAGCGGTATAGGCAGGGAGAAGGGAATCTACAGCCTTAATAACTACTTGCAAGTCAAGGCTGTTATTACTCCTTTGAAGAAGGCAGCATGGTTGTAA